gtgcgctttggttggtttttttacttttttaataggCTCCCGTGGGTACGAAGGAGATCCGACCCCTCACCGTGGGACGCAGCCCAGCCCCCGCGCGgcaccagccctgcagccccatggagcgcgggcagggctggccatCCCCGCCGCTGCACGCACGGCTGATCCCCAGCTTCGTTCTCTTAAAATACCGACCACTGTGCCGGGTGTGCTGTTTCGGTAAGCGATCCCTTTAGCTCTGGTGAAGCGAGGTGGTGGCGGCTGTAAGACGAGCCGTTTTGCAGACAGGTGCAGCGCACTCCGcattcccttttatttttggcaCCTCCCATGCTTGttagttttctcattttaaggAAATGCCACATTCTCCTTGCTGGACTCTTTTTCCACTTTCCAAAGCCTTAAGGACTCTGTCTCTGCTTCCCCCCTCAAACATCACCACTTTTTGATACATCCCTGTTCACAGCAGGGCAGCCACAGCTCTGGGGGTCACTATTTACCCACAGACTCACCCGGCAGCGTGGGAAGAgcctttatttatttcagttcaaGGGAACCAGCTTTGGGCTTGAGCTTTAAATGGCTTCACTACCGGGTGTCGGAGGCATTTGAGAAGATGaattccctgcctccctccagaCATGCCAATTGactggggagaggcaggcaggcagagataCACAGGCAGTCTTCAACTTTAAAGACAATCTGGAAGCTTAGGAACTGGGAAGGTAAAGTTAAAAGAGGtatttgaagaagaaatagtGTCTCTGATACAGGGATGGTTCGGGATGTCTGGGAGCAGCGAGAGGCTGCTGAACCGTCCACCCGCGTTTGGTGCTGCTTCTACCGCTGGGATTTTATGGTGGTGATCAGAGCAAGGCTTTCGTGGAGCTTCAACACACGGGGTCGagctttcttcaggaaaaacggacaggagctgggagaggaggatgcTTGGAAGAGAATTCGCATGAAACCTCAAAAGGTGGAGGCAAAGCACAGGCTCGGGGCTAGGACTTCACAAGACACCGGCTTATTTTTGTTGATGGTGATTTGCAGTGCCCCTGGCCACTATACCAGTCTCAAAGCGGGCACCCAAACCAGACCGTGTCCCATATGGGCCAAGTTTAAGCTGGAAACTAGAAGGTTTTTCTTAGTTTCCTGCCCAAATGCCTGGAAATGTCGTGACGATAGCTTATCTTGGAGAATTCTTGGCCTGTGGGACCACAagaataggtttttttttctgatatattGGCTTCCAGTAACATCCCCAGCTGCAATCAAAATAGGTAgaactgtgaaaaaataaacacagaaatctCAGCTCAGAAAATGTGGAAGTTAAAAATCTATATACCTTTCTCCACACAGAGatgaatacatttaaaatggtttatttaaaaagtaaggaTTAAGTACATTATACATGGTTGTGATTATACCAGTAGAACTGAAGCACAGTGGAAATAACACTTTAGAACTGCAGACAGAAATGTAACCTCAAGGGACATGATATATTAGCCCTTGTGGATATGTGATccatacagaaaagaaatataaaaatagtttattgTTAGATGTACGGGCATATGAAGTGATTTCTCCTTTTACTCCTATCGTGTATGAGAAACTAGGAAGAGAGAGCTGACGATATACCTGAAACTTTGTTTCTTGGAAAATTGAATCTGATCCAATAGCATATTCTTTTTTTAGGTCTGCTGTTACAGTATGTTATAGGATAATACCAAAAGACTGATTCTTATGATATGATATCTGCAGGCCTTGTTGAGAAATGGGGGGTAATTTGTGTTCGATGCTGTCCAGGGAAACCAGAGAGATGTGGAAGAACacatgactttttatttttttctttttttttttttttttttaattatcactGAGTGGTTTCAAAGTCTGAGCACAACCTAATTCTGTTCAGACAGATCAGCCATGGAGCAAGACCCTCTTCATGGGCAGGAATGCTgcaaatttttcagttttgtcagaATCAAagttttccacaggaaaagactgatttttggaggatttattttttactggAATTGTCAaatgaaacaacttttttttctttttttttgctttggttgaaaaaaattactgagcTGCAATTTGACATAGACCACGCGTTTTAAATCGCAGCCCCCATTCTCCCACAGGACGAAAGCTCCGGTCCCTGTTATCTCCCCGTGCCTCTGTTCCCTGTCCAGACCCCATATCCCGTGAGCATCCCATGAATACTTCCCCGCTCCAGCTCCATTTTTCAAAGGTGCCCGCTGGAGAAGGAGCGGATGCTCTGGCTTGGGCCGAAGCAGGGCGTCGCGCTCGGAGAGCTGCCGaaaccagccctgctctgggggAGGAGGCTCTGGCAAAGAGAAACATCCCGAAACGCTTGGCAAGGCTTTTTTTGCCAACATGGTGTAAAAATACTGCGTGTGCCTCTGCAGGTCTGACCCGGGCTCTAGAAAAGCCTCAGGCTTTGGCTGGAATCAGATGGTTGGTTTTAAACGCGTTCACTGGAGAATGACGgttaaaggaacaaaaccaatGCGCGAAGCAAACCTCACACTGTCAACTTCCAGTTCAATGTACATGAGTTTAGAAAAACAGCCTATATCTAACTCCTGGTTTTAAAGGGAATGGTTTTATTCTTAATTACAGTAAACACGGATGAGGACTTATTTCTAACTATTAGTTTATTAACACAGTGGGAAACAAATAGTTCTGGGAAATTGCACTTGAAAAATACATCAACTATAATTAGATGTAAATTAGCACTTAGTATGACACACTAATGAGacagaaggtattttttttcattgcaaactTCTACTTCTATCATAGCTaatcaaagtattttaatattacgAAGTCTCAAAAAGtaggaaataatttattgtttgaaagCATAAAGAttcttgtaaaaaaaacctttcatcAAGAACTTTAATAATTTTAGAACTCTTTTATGTTGTCCTAGCCGAAAAGTAGGTAAAAAAGTTTTCTTGTCTGCCTCcgtttgaattttttttaaaaagcttgtgTAACACCTTTCTCCATAGTGTGTTGATACAGAAAGTAGCACAacattttctacttttaaatCGTTCCCATTGCTCCATTCGCTTTAGCTCTCAGAGTTCAGAGGTTTGAAAAAGGATCCCAGCAGAGTTTTAACCTGAATGGAAACTCTTAATAAGCAGGGATGAAGGCTCCAACCCACCTCCGCCAAAATAACGGTGTCGCTCTGCCAGGCTGAGGGCTAGGCAGAGCTTAACGGCGACTAGGGGAAGACTTTCGCTTAAAATTGAGAATTGTGTCTTGGTTCTTGCAAGGAGAGAGGCTTAAGCAGGGTTTAcctggtggggagagggggttCAACTTGCTTTTTGGGATGTTAAGGCAGCTCCTCCGGGATTTTCCTGGAGGACATGGTTGAACTAGCTGAAAGCCTCGTATCCAAACCACCACCGAGTCACTGATGCTGCGGCCATCGCAGGATCAATTAAGACTAAAGAGGTTTTAACAGTTTGGCTGAGATCTCCCACCATCAGTGAGCCACGCTTTCcaaatcatgatttttttttcttgtcgCCACTTCTCTAGTCTTCTGGTAGGAAAGATTTTCTGGGCAAAGATGATGGGTATATTCAAAGGAATCTACAGGAATTAGATGCTCCTCTCTCACTGCACCTAATTCATCCAAGGGGAATCGGGCATCTCATTCTCATATGGCTTGGTCAAGTGGTCACTAAAATCAACAGGAGtactattaaattaaattacctTTGAGTCAGGCCCTTGAGCTTTGAGATTCCAAGCCTAAgtgtaaaaaatgaaagcaggaatttaaaagaaaaaaaaaattcagactttCTTAGAAACATACAGAAGCAAAGGGTACAAATTAGTTCCCCCCTTAGGTGATGCATAGAGTTTTCTGTGGGCTCTCTGCACGTAAGTAGATTcatcattacaaaataaattaaattaggtCGAACCGTCATTTCCATCTAAAAGCAACTATACCTTGCACCATGCGGCACTTATTCATAATAAAAAGAGTTTAATAAATATCTCATAAACggtgattatttttgttctattttaaaaaatacaaagttgtCATCCATTCTGTTAACACTCAGTTCCCATTGCTGCAGGAAGTTTTGCTAGTCCGAACATATtagcttctcattttcttatgCACATTGCTTAGGTATCTTAGTTTCCAGTAGCGTTAGTGTTGCACTTGTGAAGcagtaaggaaaacaggaatgCAGTCGCAGGGAACCGGTGGCTTTGCCTGCGCGGCCCACCCCGGCTCCGCTCTGCTTCTCGCTCTTGCTCTACGTAGTCTATAGGGACTCCTGACAGACAGCACTCAGCACCTTGCCGGATCAGGCACTAGGGCTAGTCGAAATAAGAATTCAAGTTTTCTAAATGTTAGGCAAAAAAATGATATTTGCAAATATGCTCAAGTCCCACCTACTTCAATCCTTCCCTTTCCAGGTGTTTCAAGATGCACCCACCCTCTTCTCCCCCACCTGCGTTGTCCCGAGGGATGCCTTACACCCAGAAATGGGAcacccccttcccaccccatcAGGGAGTCTGTAATGCTCAGTACACGGATGCTCTACGGTTTCAGTAGCGCAGGTCAGTTTTAGAAAGTGTtgccttcaaaaatatttcttctttttccatttttttttttttttttttaacaggcaaAGCTTATGCTGTGTCAAAGGAAAGCGGCTCACTTGATGAGTAGTTCGTATTCATCCTTGGGCTTGGTTATAAATCATATTTGCAAGTTTGTATTAAGGGATCTCaatattagaaaaaagaaagtcgTACAACAATTTTTCTGTAATCCTTTAAAACACACTGGTGGCAAGTCCTTTGCAGTTTCTCCAAGACTTTGTATACAGTACAAAAGTGCAGGAACATGAACTGCCTTCATCTCGTGACACCAAGAACGGAAAGAAACAAACTCCAAATAGCTTCAAAAAAAGCTACGAGCATGTAATATCTTTATGTTGGTCCAGAGGATCTCCACTTACTACCTCAACACATGCCACAATTAAAGAGGTGAGAGGGTATTTTAACATCGCTCCTTCTCTTTCATGACAGATCCATTCTGTTTCGGTATTTCTTCAAAAGGCGCGAGGAAGGAAGGTACTTCAAACAGGCGTCGTTCTCCTGTTGACCATGTTGACGTGGAGTCCTTCCTTAAATTCCTTCTGAAGGAAGTTGTGAACCTGCAGAAAACTGGCTTCTTGGTCTGCGTTGTAGCTGGCAGCCGTTGTAACCTTCAAAGGCTCTCTGGAAAGAGTGTACATGGAAATTTCGTTCATGGGAATGGTGCTTGCTATCTTCATGCCAACCGGAGAAATGTCTCTAGATGGAGAAGGCTCTGTAGATCGAGAACTGGATCTGGACCTCCGCCTCCTGTACCTATAACTTGGCATCCTGGCATAAGGAGAACTGGAAGAAGTCTTAAGGAATTCCCTCTTGGTCTTAAACCTCAGCTCTTTGTTCTTCTCAATATAAATGTTCACAGCCAGAACACCTATGGTTTCGGCCACAATAAAAGACAAGGCTCCAAAATAAAAAGACCAACCATAGTTGTAATGGTTCTTTTTGTCCTCATCTCGCTTGTCACTTGGGTCACCTGCATTGCTTGATATGTAGACAATGATCCCTATGATATTACTTAGTcctagagagagaaaaacatagATCAGTGGTTATGTGGCTGGGAAGATAAAATTCAAGCCATGTTACTTTCTGGACCTGAATGGTTCAAAGATTATGACGAGgaaattttattacatttatttactcTTTCATTTATCTCAAGATTTCATTTACccttgaaaaacaaagaatagaTCCACATCTGGTCACGTATGCTCGCATGGATCCTAAAATATTCAGCAGGACTTGTTCCCATCTCTTCATTGCCACGTTGGGAACTCGCTAATAGTGTTAGTGGGATTCTAACAttcagaataataataaaaatacattttgagcTCAGGGCTATGGCTGTTCACCTTGATCAAGATAAGTTCTCTTCCACCTTGCTGAATTTTCATCTAAATGCAGCATGCTTAATCCAAGCTTCAGGGAAAGCTATTAGCAATGCGGCTGACTCTCTCAGATGTTTCTAGTGTGAAAAACGGGCTCACCTATCgtaggtgatttttttctcccattgtataaaagaaaagaaaaaggcccTGGATGTAAGAGACGCCCGATGCATCTactattttaatacattttaaatagtgTGAAACCTGCTTTTTACTGACTTTAGCTTCCT
This window of the Pelecanus crispus isolate bPelCri1 chromosome 12, bPelCri1.pri, whole genome shotgun sequence genome carries:
- the CACNG4 gene encoding voltage-dependent calcium channel gamma-4 subunit; amino-acid sequence: MVWCDRGVQMLLTTVGAFAAFSLMAIAIGTDYWLYSSAHICNGTNITADEAQGPPRRARGDLTHSGLWRICCLEGIYKGHCFRINHFPEDNDYDHDSSEYLLRVVRASSVFPILSTILLLLGGLCVGAGRIYNSKNNIILSAGILFVAAGLSNIIGIIVYISSNAGDPSDKRDEDKKNHYNYGWSFYFGALSFIVAETIGVLAVNIYIEKNKELRFKTKREFLKTSSSSPYARMPSYRYRRRRSRSSSRSTEPSPSRDISPVGMKIASTIPMNEISMYTLSREPLKVTTAASYNADQEASFLQVHNFLQKEFKEGLHVNMVNRRTTPV